The region TAAAAAAGCCCCTGGTTTTCGTCTTTTCTCGCGCTCACCGGCGCGCAAAATTCATGCTAATTTGAACGTTTTCCTCACGTGATAAAGGCAGGGTTATGGCAAGTTTCGACGTTCAGGAATGGCGCAAAGAGAATTACCTGGTAACAACCGACGCCGAAAAGCAGGATATTGCAGCGATCCACCGTTATCTGACGCGATCAACATGGGCGGTGGGGATTGACCGGGAGACGGTGGCGATCTCCGTGCAAAATAGCCTTAATTTCGGTCTGTTTCATGGTGAGGCGCAGATAGGTTTTGCCCGGTTAGTGACCGATTACGCCACCTTCGCCTACCTGTGTGATGTGTATGTGCTGGAAGCGTATCAGGGGCAAAAACTGGGAAAATGGTTAATCGCCTGCTGCCATGCGCATCCGGTTTTTGAAAAACTGCGCCGGATTGTT is a window of Enterobacter sp. R4-368 DNA encoding:
- a CDS encoding GNAT family N-acetyltransferase produces the protein MASFDVQEWRKENYLVTTDAEKQDIAAIHRYLTRSTWAVGIDRETVAISVQNSLNFGLFHGEAQIGFARLVTDYATFAYLCDVYVLEAYQGQKLGKWLIACCHAHPVFEKLRRIVLFTSTAPWLYAQAGYEPVNRPDYTWTIARPDIYKSRNNPTKE